One genomic window of Brienomyrus brachyistius isolate T26 chromosome 16, BBRACH_0.4, whole genome shotgun sequence includes the following:
- the med4 gene encoding mediator of RNA polymerase II transcription subunit 4 — translation MAVPSRSTKERLLSALDDLEVLSRELIEILALSRSQKLPQPGEDTQILELLVQRDGEFQELMKVAQKQGKVHQEMQLLEKEVEKRDSDIQQLQKQLKEAEHILATAVYQAKEKLKSIEKARKGSISSEEIIKYAHRISASNAVCAPLNWVPGDPRRPYPTDLEMRSGMLGHMSNLASNGVNGHLPGDALAAGRLPDVLTPQYPWQSSDVSMGILPPHHGNDFALEPPGHNKENEDDVEAMSTDSSSSSSDSD, via the exons ATGGCGGTTCCCAGCAGGTCCACGAAGGAGCGGCTATTATCCGCTTTAGACGATCTAGAAGTGTTATCCAG AGAGCTGATTGAAATCCTTGCCTTGTCGAGGAGCCAAAAACTGCCCCAGCCTGGCGAGGACACGCAG ATCCTTGAGCTACTTGTGCAGAGGGACGGGGAGTTCCAGGAGCTAATGAAGGTAGCCCAGAAGCAGGGAAAAGTTCATCAGGAAATGCAGCTCCTGGAGAAAGAGGTGGAGAAACGGGACAGCGACATCCAGCAACTGCAGAAGCAGCTAAAGGAAGCAGAGCACATACTG GCAACGGCTGTATACCAAGCAAAGGAAAAACTAAAATCCATCGAAAAGGCCAGAAAAG GAAGCATCTCCTCAGAGGAGATCATCAAGTATGCTCACAGAATCAGTGCCAGCAATGCGGTGTGTGCTCCTCTCAACTGGGTACCAG GTGACCCACGCAGGCCGTACCCCACTGATCTCGAGATGCGCAGTGGGATGCTGGGACACATGAGCAACCTGGCCTCCAATGGTGTGAACGGGCACCTTCCTGGTGACGCTCTGGCTGCGGGCAGACTGCCAG ATGTGCTCACGCCACAGTACCCCTGGCAGTCCAGTGACGTATCCATGGGTATCCTACCACCTCACCATGGCAACGACTTCGCTCTGGAGCCCCCAGGCCACAACAAGGAGAACGAAGATGATGTGGAAGCCATGTCCACAGATTCATCCAGCAGTAGCAGCGACTCGGACTGA
- the sucla2 gene encoding succinate--CoA ligase [ADP-forming] subunit beta, mitochondrial, protein MAATLICGRLAARLRNSGSGKTLNNASKVLCATPGLFGGQGTLQQQPRRNLSLHEYLSIGLLKDSGISVPAGMVASTPEEAYTVAKQIGSKDLVVKAQVLAGGRGKGTFEGGLKGGVRIVYSPEEARDISSKMLGKKLYTKQTGEQGRICNQVFICERRYPRREYYFAITMERSYQGPVLIGSSQGGVNIEDVAAENPDAIVKEPIDIEKGIKMDQAVKVAQKMGFPPALVNEAAENMIKLYDVFIKYDASMVEINPMVEDSSGIVMCMDAKINFDSNAAYRQKKVFDLRDWSQEDPRDRQAAKADLNYIGLDGTIGCLVNGAGLAMATMDIIKLHGGTPANFLDVGGGATTSQVTEAFKLITSDKKVQAILVNIFGGIMRCDIIAQGIIMAVTDLDLKIPIVVRLQGTRVDDAKALIAASPLKILACDDLDEAAKMVVKLSEIVSLAKEAQVDVKFQLPI, encoded by the exons ATGGCGGCGACCCTGATTTGTGGCCGGCTGGCTGCTAGATTAAGAAATTCTGGGTCCGGAAAGACACTAAACAATGCATCCAAG GTCCTGTGTGCGACCCCCGGCCTGTTTGGGGGCCAGGGCACTCTGCAGCAGCAGCCTCGACGAAATCTCTCCCTGCATGAGTACCTAAGCATCGGCCTGCTTAAGGACTCGGGAATCTCCGTACCCGCAGGCATGGTGGCCAGCACACCGGAGGAAGCCTACACTGTGGCCAAACAGATCG GCTCCAAGGACTTGGTGGTGAAGGCACAGGTACTGGCTGGAGGCAGAGGGAAGGGCACCTTCGAGGGGGGGCTCAAGGGGGGAGTGAGGATCGTATACTC CCCCGAGGAGGCCAGGGACATCTCCTCGAAGATGCTGGGCAAGAAGCTGTACACCAAGCAGACGGGAGAACAGGGTCGCATCTGTAACCAGGTGTTCATCTGCGAGCGCCGGTACCCGCGTAGAGAGTACTACTTCGCGATCACCATGGAGAGGTCCTACCAG GGCCCAGTGCTGATAGGCAGCTCTCAGGGAGGCGTGAATATCGAGGACGTGGCAGCAGAGAATCCCGATGCCATTGTGAAGGAGCCCATCGACATTGAGAAGGGTATCAAGATGGACCAGGCtgtcaag GTGGCACAGAAGATGGGCTTCCCTCCTGCCTTGGTGAACGAGGCTGCGGAGAACATGATCAAGCTCTACGATGTCTTCATCAAGTATGACGCATCGATGGTGGAGATCAACCCCATGGTGGAGGACTCGTCTGGCATTG TGATGTGCATGGATGCCAAGATCAACTTTGACTCCAACGCCGCGTACCGCCAGAAGAAGGTGTTCGATCTGCGAGACTGGTCCCAGGAGGACCCGCGCGACCGGCAGGCCGCCAAGGCCGACCTGAACTACATTGGATTGGACGGCACCATCGGATGTCTGG TGAACGGGGCCGGCCTGGCCATGGCCACCATGGACATCATCAAGCTCCACGGCGGAACGCCAGCCAACTTCCTAGACGTGGGGGGCGGAGCCACGACGAGCCAGGTCACAGAGGCCTTCAAGCTTATCACCTCCGACAAAAAG gTTCAGGCCATCTTGGTAAACATCTTTGGTGGCATCATGAGGTGTGACATCATCGCACAAGGGATTATCATGGCCGTGACGGATCTGGACCTGAAAATCCCCATTGTGGTTCGGCTACAAG GGACGCGGGTTGATGATGCAAAAGCCCTGATCGCCGCCAGTCCGCTGAAGATCCTGGCGTGTGATGACTTGGACGAGGCAGCAAAGATG gtggTAAAACTCTCTGAAATCGTCTCCCTGGCAAAAGAGGCCCAGGTGGATGTGAAGTTTCAGCTTCCTATTTAA